One window from the genome of Bacillus tianshenii encodes:
- the recA gene encoding recombinase RecA produces MSDRQAALDHALRQIEKNFGKGSIMKLGEQTDRKVSTIPSGSLALDIALGVGGYPRGRVIEVYGPESSGKTTVALHAIAEVQSQGGTAAFIDAEHAVDPVYAQKLGVNIDELLLSQPDTGEQALEIAEALVRSGAVDIVVIDSVAALVPKAEIEGEMGDAHVGLQARLMSQALRKLSGAINKSKTIAIFINQIREKVGVMFGNPETTPGGRALKFYSSVRLEVRRAESLKQGNDMVGNKTKIKVVKNKVAPPFKQAEVDIMYGEGISKEGELLDIGTDLDIVQKAGAWYSYHDERLGQGRENAKQFLRENPDIRLAIQEQIRKHYDLDTGAADTAEAEGQMSLDADE; encoded by the coding sequence GTGAGTGATCGTCAAGCTGCGTTAGATCATGCATTACGTCAAATAGAAAAGAATTTCGGTAAAGGTTCAATTATGAAATTAGGGGAGCAAACGGATCGAAAAGTATCCACGATTCCGAGTGGTTCACTAGCATTAGATATTGCCCTTGGTGTTGGCGGCTATCCGCGAGGCCGTGTCATTGAAGTTTACGGTCCTGAATCTTCAGGTAAAACAACTGTTGCCCTGCATGCAATTGCAGAAGTACAATCACAAGGCGGAACAGCGGCATTTATTGATGCGGAGCATGCAGTTGATCCGGTATATGCCCAAAAGCTTGGAGTTAACATCGATGAACTGCTTCTTTCACAGCCTGATACAGGTGAGCAGGCATTAGAAATCGCAGAAGCACTTGTACGAAGCGGTGCTGTTGACATTGTCGTAATCGATTCGGTTGCAGCGCTTGTTCCAAAAGCAGAAATTGAAGGGGAAATGGGTGATGCGCACGTCGGTTTGCAAGCACGCCTAATGTCTCAAGCACTTCGTAAGCTGTCAGGTGCAATTAACAAATCCAAAACAATTGCTATTTTCATTAACCAAATTCGTGAAAAAGTCGGCGTTATGTTCGGTAATCCTGAAACAACGCCAGGTGGACGTGCGTTGAAATTCTATTCGTCTGTCCGCTTAGAAGTTCGCCGTGCTGAAAGCTTAAAGCAAGGTAACGATATGGTTGGAAATAAAACAAAAATTAAGGTTGTCAAAAATAAAGTCGCACCTCCATTTAAGCAAGCTGAAGTTGATATTATGTACGGAGAAGGTATTTCGAAAGAAGGCGAATTGCTTGATATCGGTACAGACTTAGATATCGTCCAAAAAGCAGGGGCCTGGTATTCTTATCATGACGAACGGTTAGGACAGGGTCGCGAAAACGCGAAACAGTTCTTACGAGAAAACCCTGACATCCGTTTGGCTATTCAAGAACAAATCCGTAAGCATTATGATCTAGATACAGGCGCCGCCGACACAGCAGAAGCTGAGGGACAAATGTCACTAGACGCCGATGAATAA
- a CDS encoding TIGR00282 family metallophosphoesterase codes for MRIMFIGDVVGSPGRNMVREFVPKLKKKYYPDLTIINGENAAGGKGITQKIYKQLLDSGAQVVTLGNHAWDNREVFEFIDDASALVRPANFPEGTPGKGYRIINTNGVEVAVINLQGRTFLPAIDCPFRKLDAILEEVYKRTPLVFIDFHAEVTSEKQAIGWYVDGRASAVVGTHTHVQTADERILPQGTAYLTDAGMTGPYDGVLGVDRDAVLRKFLTQLPVRFEVDKEGRNQLSGVVIDVDKQTGKAKKIQRLLINDDHPFFE; via the coding sequence ATGAGAATAATGTTCATCGGTGATGTTGTCGGTTCACCAGGACGAAACATGGTAAGAGAGTTTGTACCGAAATTAAAGAAGAAGTATTATCCTGATCTAACGATTATTAATGGAGAAAATGCCGCAGGCGGTAAAGGTATCACACAAAAAATTTACAAGCAGCTTTTGGATTCAGGAGCACAAGTCGTGACACTTGGAAATCACGCATGGGATAATCGTGAAGTATTTGAATTTATCGATGATGCTTCAGCACTTGTACGCCCGGCAAACTTTCCAGAAGGAACGCCAGGGAAAGGATACCGCATTATTAATACGAATGGTGTGGAAGTAGCTGTGATTAACCTACAAGGCCGTACCTTTCTACCGGCTATTGATTGTCCGTTTCGTAAGCTAGATGCCATTCTTGAAGAAGTATATAAGCGCACTCCGCTTGTATTCATTGATTTTCATGCGGAGGTAACAAGTGAAAAACAAGCGATCGGCTGGTATGTGGATGGCCGAGCGTCAGCTGTTGTCGGAACACATACACATGTCCAGACAGCGGATGAACGGATTCTGCCACAAGGAACTGCTTATTTAACAGATGCCGGGATGACAGGTCCTTACGACGGTGTGCTTGGCGTAGATCGTGACGCCGTGCTGCGTAAGTTCTTAACACAGCTGCCTGTTCGGTTTGAAGTTGATAAGGAAGGCCGCAATCAATTAAGCGGTGTCGTCATTGATGTTGATAAACAAACAGGAAAGGCGAAGAAAATTCAGCGCCTTCTCATCAACGATGATCATCCATTTTTTGAGTAG
- a CDS encoding stage V sporulation protein S yields the protein MEILKVSAQSNPNKVAGALSGVIRERGGAEIQAIGAGALNQAVKAVAIARGFVAPSGLDLICIPAFTDILIDGEERTAIKLIVEPR from the coding sequence ATGGAAATATTAAAAGTTTCAGCACAATCAAATCCAAACAAAGTAGCTGGTGCACTATCAGGTGTTATCCGTGAACGCGGTGGCGCAGAAATTCAAGCTATTGGTGCGGGTGCATTAAACCAAGCAGTAAAAGCAGTCGCAATTGCAAGAGGCTTTGTTGCTCCTAGCGGTCTCGATTTAATTTGTATTCCTGCATTTACTGATATATTAATTGATGGTGAAGAAAGAACAGCGATTAAATTAATCGTAGAACCTCGATAA
- a CDS encoding dipeptidase, with translation MKIFDAHCDVLYQLWKDPTLSFEDSPHLHITYEQLQQTGGKVQCFAIFVPDDVPYGTKFQAALQMVDIFYKKVIEPFAKMKPILTRHDLTALQSDEIGAILTLEGVDAVEGSVLNYETLLRLGVRSVGLTWNYANLAADGVLEERGAGLSSFGKRLVAINNAYNLWTDVSHLCEQAFWDVMETAHKPIATHSNAKALCGHPRNLTDNQIKAMFEHDGRIGVTFVPQFLCDNEQAALTDVLHHLDHLCSLGGEDYVGFGSDFDGIDKTVKGLERYHTYEKLINALLNNYSDSQVEKFLFSNFYNDFLV, from the coding sequence TTGAAAATCTTTGATGCCCACTGTGATGTTTTATATCAATTATGGAAAGATCCGACATTGTCTTTTGAAGATTCCCCACACTTACATATTACATATGAACAGCTGCAGCAGACAGGTGGGAAAGTGCAATGCTTTGCGATTTTTGTGCCTGACGATGTCCCATATGGAACGAAATTCCAAGCAGCATTACAAATGGTCGATATCTTTTACAAAAAAGTGATCGAACCGTTTGCAAAGATGAAGCCGATTTTAACTCGTCATGACTTAACTGCACTGCAAAGTGATGAAATAGGAGCCATTTTGACGTTAGAAGGGGTAGATGCAGTCGAAGGAAGTGTTTTAAATTATGAAACGCTACTGCGCTTAGGTGTCCGCTCTGTCGGGCTTACTTGGAATTATGCGAACTTAGCAGCAGATGGTGTATTAGAAGAACGTGGAGCAGGCTTATCATCTTTTGGGAAAAGGTTAGTTGCCATTAATAATGCCTACAACCTTTGGACTGATGTGTCGCATTTATGTGAGCAGGCTTTTTGGGATGTAATGGAAACAGCACACAAGCCAATTGCAACCCATTCGAACGCCAAGGCGCTTTGCGGTCATCCACGTAACTTAACGGATAATCAAATAAAAGCGATGTTTGAACACGATGGACGTATTGGTGTGACCTTTGTACCGCAATTTTTGTGTGATAATGAACAAGCTGCCTTAACAGACGTCCTTCATCACCTCGATCACCTCTGCTCACTAGGTGGAGAAGATTATGTCGGCTTTGGGTCTGACTTTGATGGAATCGATAAGACAGTTAAGGGGTTAGAACGCTATCATACCTATGAAAAACTTATCAATGCATTACTGAATAATTATTCAGATTCACAAGTGGAAAAATTTCTTTTTTCGAACTTTTACAACGATTTTCTCGTTTAA
- a CDS encoding 2-oxoacid:acceptor oxidoreductase subunit alpha has translation MINQLSWKVGGQQGEGIESTGEIFAIALNRLGYYLYGYRHFSSRIKGGHTNNKIRVSTTQVRSISDDLDILVAFDQETIDVNFDELHEGGVVIADAKFNPTIPEGSNVTLYAVPFTEIATELGTSLMKNMVAVGASSAVLDLEVEEFREVVQEIFGRKGEKIVEKNMEAIKQGAQYIKEQSGGNVQMMQLEKADGNKRLFMIGNDAIAMGFLSGGVRFMPAYPITPASEIMEYLIKKLPDFGGTVIQTEDEIAACTMAIGANYAGTRAVTASAGPGLSLMMEAIGLSGMTETPLVVVDTQRGGPSTGLPTKVEQSDLMAMIFGTHGDIPKVVMAPSTVQEAFYDAIEALNIAEEYQCPVILLTDLQVSLGKQTVEPLDYSKIEVRRGNFDPKAELPELEPKESFKRYAVTEDGVSKRVIPGMKHGIHHVTGVEHSENGRPSEVAENRKAQMDKRLRKLNNLAEKFPTPVHVDAKHDEADVLIVGFNSTRGGIEEAMGRLEADGYKVNHAHIRLIHPFPVEQMKPLVESAKKVVVVEYNGTGQLASIVKMNLGHHDKIESMLKYDGNPFKPNEIHHRIKEMF, from the coding sequence ATGATCAATCAACTTTCATGGAAAGTTGGCGGACAACAAGGGGAAGGGATTGAAAGTACAGGTGAGATTTTTGCCATTGCTTTAAATCGCCTTGGCTATTATCTATATGGCTATCGTCACTTCTCTTCACGTATTAAAGGTGGACATACAAATAACAAAATTCGTGTCAGCACGACACAAGTACGCTCAATCTCAGATGATCTTGATATATTAGTAGCGTTTGACCAAGAGACAATTGATGTAAACTTCGACGAACTTCACGAAGGTGGGGTTGTAATTGCAGACGCTAAATTCAACCCAACAATCCCAGAAGGCAGCAATGTAACGCTATATGCGGTACCATTTACTGAAATTGCAACAGAGCTTGGCACATCATTAATGAAAAACATGGTTGCTGTTGGCGCCTCAAGTGCAGTCCTTGATCTTGAAGTGGAAGAGTTCCGTGAAGTTGTTCAGGAAATCTTCGGCCGTAAAGGTGAAAAGATTGTCGAAAAAAACATGGAAGCAATCAAGCAAGGTGCTCAGTACATAAAGGAACAATCAGGCGGCAACGTTCAAATGATGCAGCTTGAAAAAGCAGACGGCAATAAACGCCTGTTCATGATCGGAAACGATGCGATTGCAATGGGCTTCCTATCAGGCGGCGTTCGTTTCATGCCTGCATATCCAATTACACCTGCTTCTGAAATTATGGAATATCTTATTAAGAAGCTTCCTGATTTCGGTGGAACGGTTATTCAAACTGAAGATGAAATTGCAGCTTGTACGATGGCAATCGGTGCAAACTATGCAGGTACACGTGCGGTAACAGCTTCAGCTGGTCCTGGTCTTTCTCTTATGATGGAAGCAATCGGGCTTTCTGGTATGACAGAAACACCACTTGTTGTTGTTGATACACAGCGTGGCGGCCCAAGTACAGGTCTTCCAACGAAAGTTGAACAATCAGACCTTATGGCAATGATCTTTGGTACACACGGTGACATTCCAAAAGTTGTTATGGCACCAAGTACGGTTCAAGAAGCATTCTATGATGCAATTGAAGCGCTGAACATTGCTGAAGAGTATCAATGCCCAGTTATTCTATTAACTGACCTACAAGTATCATTAGGTAAGCAAACAGTTGAACCTTTAGATTACAGTAAGATTGAAGTTCGTCGTGGAAACTTCGATCCGAAGGCAGAGCTTCCAGAGCTAGAGCCAAAAGAAAGCTTTAAGCGTTATGCAGTAACAGAAGACGGTGTCTCAAAACGTGTTATTCCTGGTATGAAGCATGGTATTCACCATGTAACTGGAGTGGAACATAGTGAAAACGGGCGCCCGTCAGAGGTTGCTGAAAACCGTAAAGCACAAATGGATAAACGTTTGCGCAAGCTAAACAACCTAGCTGAAAAATTCCCTACACCAGTACATGTTGATGCTAAGCATGATGAAGCTGACGTACTGATCGTAGGTTTTAACTCTACGCGCGGTGGAATTGAGGAAGCAATGGGACGTCTTGAAGCAGATGGTTACAAAGTAAACCACGCTCACATTCGTTTAATTCACCCATTCCCGGTTGAGCAAATGAAACCACTAGTGGAATCAGCGAAGAAAGTTGTCGTTGTTGAATATAACGGTACAGGCCAATTAGCAAGCATCGTTAAGATGAACCTTGGCCATCATGATAAAATTGAAAGTATGCTTAAATATGACGGTAATCCGTTCAAGCCGAACGAGATTCACCACAGAATTAAGGAGATGTTCTAA
- a CDS encoding 2-oxoacid:ferredoxin oxidoreductase subunit beta, with product MATFKEFRNQVKPNWCPGCGDFSVQAAMQRAAANVGLEPHNLAVISGIGCSGRISGYINSYGFHGVHGRALPIAQGVKMANKDLTVVAAGGDGDGFAIGMGHTVHAIRRNINITYIIMDNQIYGLTKGQTSPRSSAGFKTKSTPQGSIESSLSAMETALTAGATFVAQSFSSDLKELTSLIEQGIQHEGFSLINVFSPCVTYNKVNTYDWFKENLTKLSDIEDYDASNRMQAMQTLMEKDGLVTGLIYQNKEQKSYQQLVPNYSEEPLSHADLKIDEEKFDKLVAEFM from the coding sequence ATGGCAACATTCAAAGAGTTTCGTAACCAAGTGAAGCCCAATTGGTGCCCTGGATGCGGAGATTTCTCGGTACAGGCAGCAATGCAGCGTGCCGCAGCGAATGTTGGTCTTGAGCCACATAACTTAGCGGTAATCTCTGGTATCGGTTGTTCTGGGCGTATTTCTGGATACATTAATTCATACGGTTTCCACGGTGTGCATGGTCGTGCACTTCCAATTGCACAAGGTGTGAAAATGGCAAATAAAGATTTAACAGTTGTTGCGGCTGGCGGCGACGGCGATGGTTTCGCAATTGGTATGGGTCATACCGTTCATGCGATTCGTCGTAACATTAACATCACTTACATTATCATGGATAACCAAATCTATGGTTTAACAAAAGGGCAAACATCTCCACGAAGCAGCGCTGGATTCAAGACGAAGAGTACACCTCAAGGCTCAATTGAATCTTCGCTTTCTGCGATGGAAACAGCTCTTACAGCTGGCGCAACATTTGTTGCACAAAGCTTCTCAAGTGATTTGAAAGAATTAACATCACTAATTGAGCAAGGTATCCAGCATGAAGGTTTCTCATTGATTAACGTCTTCAGTCCATGTGTAACATACAACAAAGTAAACACATATGACTGGTTCAAAGAAAACCTAACAAAGCTAAGCGACATTGAAGATTATGACGCTTCTAACCGCATGCAAGCGATGCAAACATTGATGGAGAAAGATGGTCTTGTAACAGGTCTTATCTATCAAAACAAAGAACAAAAATCTTATCAGCAGCTTGTACCTAATTATTCAGAAGAACCACTTTCACATGCTGACCTTAAGATTGACGAAGAGAAATTCGACAAATTAGTTGCTGAATTTATGTAA
- the miaB gene encoding tRNA (N6-isopentenyl adenosine(37)-C2)-methylthiotransferase MiaB, producing MNEQQRKEMTQVKDSHPGDKKSLKEKTTDDFAKFFESTYQPPSLKDAKKRGKEAVKVHRDFSIPEDMQGIGEGKKFYIRTYGCQMNDHDTEVMAGIFEMLGFEATMSTDDADVILLNTCAIRENAENKVFGEIGHLKPLKKQNPDLLLGVCGCMSQEESVVNKINQKYPWVDMIFGTHNIHRLPQIVKEAMFSKERVVEVWSKEGDVIENLPKVRQGNIKAWVNIMYGCDKFCTYCIVPYTRGKERSRRPDDIIQEVRHLAAQGYQEITLLGQNVNAYGKDFEDIDYGLGDLMDEIRKIDIPRIRFTTSHPRDFDDHLIEVLAKGGNLLDHIHLPVQSGSSEVLKLMARKYTRESYIELVRKIKEAIPNVTLTTDIIVGFPNETDEQFEETLSLVREVGYESAYTFIYSPRDGTPAAKMQDNIPMRVKKERLQRLNKLVNEQSAEAMKKYKGQIVDVLVEGESKNNPDILAGYTEKSKLVNFKGPKSAIGKIVKVKINEAKTWTLDGEMIAESVEVN from the coding sequence ATGAACGAACAGCAACGAAAAGAAATGACACAAGTGAAAGATTCTCATCCTGGGGACAAAAAATCCCTTAAGGAAAAAACGACTGACGACTTTGCGAAATTTTTTGAATCAACTTATCAGCCTCCATCATTAAAAGATGCGAAAAAGCGTGGTAAAGAAGCAGTAAAAGTGCATCGTGACTTTTCCATTCCAGAAGATATGCAAGGAATCGGGGAAGGCAAGAAGTTCTATATTCGCACGTACGGCTGTCAAATGAATGATCACGATACAGAAGTAATGGCAGGCATCTTTGAAATGCTTGGCTTTGAAGCGACAATGTCAACTGATGATGCCGATGTCATTTTGTTAAATACATGTGCAATTCGAGAAAATGCTGAAAACAAAGTATTTGGTGAAATTGGGCACTTAAAGCCGCTTAAGAAACAAAACCCTGACCTGTTGCTCGGCGTGTGTGGCTGTATGTCACAGGAAGAGTCTGTCGTCAACAAAATCAATCAGAAATACCCTTGGGTTGACATGATCTTTGGCACACATAATATCCATCGCCTCCCGCAAATTGTGAAAGAAGCGATGTTCTCAAAAGAACGTGTTGTCGAAGTATGGTCAAAAGAAGGCGACGTTATTGAGAACCTTCCGAAAGTCCGCCAAGGTAATATTAAAGCATGGGTGAACATTATGTACGGCTGTGACAAATTCTGTACGTACTGTATCGTCCCTTATACGCGTGGAAAAGAGCGAAGCCGCCGTCCAGATGATATCATTCAAGAGGTTCGCCACTTAGCAGCACAAGGCTATCAAGAAATTACCCTGCTTGGTCAAAACGTAAACGCATATGGAAAAGACTTCGAGGATATTGACTATGGTCTTGGTGACTTGATGGATGAAATCCGTAAAATTGATATTCCGCGCATTCGCTTTACAACAAGCCACCCGCGTGATTTTGATGACCATCTAATCGAAGTGCTCGCAAAAGGCGGCAATCTGCTTGACCACATTCATCTTCCAGTACAGTCCGGAAGCTCTGAAGTGTTAAAGTTAATGGCACGTAAATACACGCGTGAATCGTATATCGAATTAGTCCGCAAGATTAAAGAAGCGATTCCGAATGTGACGCTTACAACCGATATTATTGTCGGCTTTCCGAATGAAACAGACGAACAATTCGAAGAGACGTTGTCACTAGTGCGTGAAGTAGGTTACGAGAGTGCTTATACGTTCATCTATTCGCCACGTGATGGTACACCTGCTGCAAAAATGCAGGATAATATTCCGATGCGGGTGAAGAAAGAGCGTCTACAGCGTTTAAATAAGCTAGTGAATGAACAGTCTGCAGAAGCGATGAAGAAATACAAAGGCCAAATTGTTGATGTATTAGTTGAAGGGGAAAGCAAGAATAACCCAGATATTCTTGCAGGCTATACAGAAAAGAGTAAGCTTGTGAACTTCAAGGGACCAAAGTCAGCGATTGGAAAAATTGTAAAAGTCAAAATCAATGAAGCGAAAACATGGACACTAGACGGTGAGATGATCGCCGAGTCAGTTGAGGTGAACTAA
- a CDS encoding RicAFT regulatory complex protein RicA family protein translates to MGKYTKNDIINEAKSLAKMIAETEEVDFFKRAESQINENEKVQRLMKAIKAYQKQAVNFQHYGKTEALKQAETKLDELTKELDEIPIVQEFKDSQTEVNDLLQIVSSTISNTVTDEIIKATGGDVLRGETGSKVATGSNCGDHDH, encoded by the coding sequence ATGGGCAAGTATACAAAGAATGACATTATTAATGAAGCAAAGTCTCTTGCGAAAATGATTGCTGAGACAGAGGAAGTCGATTTCTTCAAACGTGCTGAATCTCAAATTAATGAGAATGAGAAAGTACAACGGCTAATGAAGGCGATCAAAGCTTATCAAAAACAAGCTGTTAACTTTCAGCACTACGGAAAAACAGAAGCATTAAAACAAGCGGAAACGAAGCTGGATGAATTAACAAAAGAGCTAGATGAGATTCCGATTGTACAAGAATTTAAGGATTCACAAACAGAAGTAAATGACTTGCTTCAAATTGTTTCTTCAACAATTTCAAATACCGTAACAGATGAGATTATTAAAGCAACAGGCGGCGATGTGCTGCGCGGTGAAACAGGTTCGAAGGTTGCAACAGGCTCAAATTGCGGCGACCACGACCATTAA
- a CDS encoding outer spore coat protein CotE, producing MSHERDSHFREIITKAVCGKGRKFTQAKNTVTPSHNPTSILGCWIINHKYDAKKKGDCVEVDGRYDCNIWYSYSGNTKTEVVTETISYKDIVPLSSKDENCLVDDLEVIVRVLQQPNCLEATISPNGCKVIVQVEREFLAEVIGETKVCVKVYPCACEDEFDDIDESEITDEELDEIDTEFLGDDDSDE from the coding sequence ATGTCACATGAACGGGATAGTCATTTTAGAGAGATTATAACAAAAGCTGTTTGCGGTAAAGGCCGAAAATTTACACAAGCGAAAAATACGGTCACACCTTCTCACAATCCGACGAGCATCCTTGGGTGTTGGATTATTAATCACAAATATGATGCAAAGAAAAAAGGTGACTGTGTAGAGGTTGATGGTCGTTACGATTGTAACATTTGGTATTCCTATAGCGGTAATACAAAGACAGAAGTTGTTACTGAAACGATCTCATACAAAGATATTGTGCCGCTTTCATCAAAGGATGAAAATTGTCTTGTGGATGATTTAGAAGTCATTGTGCGTGTTCTACAGCAGCCAAATTGCTTAGAAGCAACAATTTCCCCGAATGGATGCAAGGTAATTGTTCAAGTTGAACGTGAATTCCTTGCAGAGGTAATCGGGGAAACAAAAGTATGTGTGAAGGTTTATCCGTGTGCTTGTGAGGATGAATTTGACGACATTGACGAGTCCGAAATTACGGATGAAGAGTTAGACGAAATCGATACAGAGTTCTTAGGTGACGACGATTCAGATGAATAG